In Populus alba chromosome 1, ASM523922v2, whole genome shotgun sequence, a single window of DNA contains:
- the LOC118062700 gene encoding glutamate receptor 2.9: MGTLPHAFSLFALILLLTSGTGADQSTKTQAIFKGSTGIGAIVDTSSRIGKEEIVAMEVAKEDFYGFGNLTFLLINDSQKDTIHAALEAKDLIDTRQVQAIIGPQTWEEVSLVAEIARETQVPILSFADTAPEWATGRWPSLLQASPDKRAQMKAVAAIVQSWNWHQVIVIYEDTDSSARGVIPHLHDALREVNSQVSQFVAFSPSASSDSMSKELENIKSKQYCRVFVVHLSFKLAVRLFEMAKKMEMMQKDYVWITTDPITSLVHSFNASVISSMKGILGVRSYYPKMGQDFENFKQRFRTSFSRKYPREEKKEPGIYAVQAYDAMRTIALGLNKTGSKRGGKELLENILDADFPGLSGKVKFKNHNVAAAEIFEIVNVIGTGYNEIGYWSNGFGFSEKIHENSRYNSSSMIDLEQVHWPGGPRYTPRGWTTLRSAKLFRIGVPSFSGYEEYVKVESDDRLGTNSSGFANEVFKATTASMPFFLPYEFQYFNGSYNELVEQLHLKNFDAAVGDVEIVASRHQYAEFTYPFTETGLVLIVPVRSSSKAWSFIKPFTTTMWVLISVITVYNGFVVWWIERKHCDELQGSITTQIGIMIWLSFNTLFSLNGPKLHSNLSRMSGVVWLFVALIIIQTYTANLTSMLTVQRLEPTIPTVEELLNSNEMVGYCTDSYTERYLLEVLKFKNQNIQHFQSAESYAQGFEDKKISAAFLGIPSAKKFLAKYCNSFIQIGPTYKIGGFGLAFPRGSPLLASVNEALLSLSEKGALQELEKTWITPQKCTKMPSDDSLGPSGFRELFFITGGTTTIAFVIYVCRTNLLRHKNIWGIISAVLKRWVSPRRHFTRRVANVEISLPEIHLKPVELSTE; this comes from the exons ATGGGTACTTTGCCTCACGCCTTCTCGTTGTTCGCTCTAATTTTGCTCTTGACATCCGGTACAGGAGCCGATCAAAGCACCAAGACACAGGCTATTTTCAAAGGAAGTACTGGAATAGGAGCTATTGTGGATACAAGTTCCCGTATTGGCAAAGAAGAAATAGTTGCGATGGAAGTTGCAAAGGAGGATTTCTATGGCTTCGGAAATCTAACATTTTTGCTTATAAACGACTCTCAAAAGGATACCATCCATGCAGCTCTTGAAG CTAAGGATCTTATCGACACACGACAAGTACAAGCCATTATAGGACCACAGACATGGGAAGAGGTGTCATTAGTTGCTGAGATTGCAAGAGAAACACAGGTTCCAATTCTTTCTTTTGCTGACACAGCTCCAGAATGGGCGACTGGACGATGGCCTTCTCTACTTCAAGCTTCACCTGATAAGCGTGCTCAAATGAAAGCTGTAGCTGCTATTGTGCAATCGTGGAACTGGCATCAGGTCATTGTGATATATGAAGATACAGATTCTTCAGCAAGGGGAGTCATACCACATCTACATGATGCCCTTAGAGAAGTTAATTCACAAGTAAGTCAATTTGTAGCCTTCTCTCCTTCTGCCTCTTCTGATTCAATGTCCAAAGAGCTTGAGAATATCAAAAGCAAGCAGTACTGTAGAGTCTTTGTTGTTCATTTGTCCTTCAAATTGGCTGTGCGGTTATTTGAAATGGCAAAGAAAATGGAAATGATGCAAAAGGACTATGTATGGATCACAACAGATCCCATTACAAGCCTTGTCCATTCCTTCAATGCCTCTGTAATATCCTCAATGAAAGGAATTCTAGGAGTCCGGAGTTACTACCCTAAAATGGGACAGGATTTCGAGAACTTTAAGCAAAGATTTCGTACAAGTTTTAGCAGAAAATATCCccgagaagaaaagaaagagccTGGGATTTACGCCGTGCAAGCGTATGATGCTATGAGGACAATAGCTCTTGGATTAAATAAGACCGGAAGTAAAAGGGGAGGGAAAGAGCTGTTGGAAAACATTTTGGACGCAGACTTTCCTGGTTTATCAGGTAAAGTTAAATTCAAAAACCATAATGTTGCTGCAGCAGAAATATTTGAGATCGTGAATGTAATAGGAACGGGTTACAATGAAATCGGGTATTGGTCCAATGGATTTGGATTCTCGGAGAAAATCCATGAAAATTCTCGTTATAACAGCTCGTCGATGATTGATTTGGAGCAAGTGCATTGGCCAGGGGGGCCTAGGTATACTCCAAGAGGATGGACTACGCTGAGAAGTGCTAAGCTATTTCGAATCGGAGTGCCTTCCTTTTCTGGTTACGAAGAATATGTGAAAGTGGAAAGTGATGATCGCTTGGGAACGAACTCCTCTGGTTTTGCAAACGAGGTCTTCAAAGCAACGACAGCAAGCATGCCATTCTTTCTGCCATACGAGTTCCAATACTTCAATGGAAGTTACAATGAACTTGTAGAGCAACTTCATCTAAAG AATTTTGACGCAGCTGTTGGTGATGTGGAAATAGTTGCAAGCAGACACCAATATGCAGAATTCACCTATCCATTTACTGAAACAGGATTGGTGTTGATCGTCCCGGTCCGTTCGAGCAGTAAAGCATGGTCGTTTATTAAACCATTCACCACAACCATGTGGGTTTTAATCTCAGTGATTACAGTCTACAATGGCTTTGTTGTTTGGTGGATAGAGCGAAAGCATTGTGATGAACTACAAGGCTCCATCACAACTCAAATTGGGATCATGATTTGGTTATCCTTCAACACTCTTTTCTCCTTGAATG GGCCAAAGCTTCATAGCAATCTATCAAGGATGTCAGGGGTGGTGTGGCTGTTTGTGGCTCTAATCATCATCCAGACGTACACAGCCAACCTCACAAGCATGCTAACTGTACAGAGGCTTGAACCCACTATACCAACCGTTGAAGAACTATTAAATAGCAATGAAATGGTTGGATATTGTACAGATTCCTATACGGAAAGATATTTGttggaagttttaaaattcaagaaccAAAACATCCAGCATTTTCAGTCAGCAGAAAGTTATGCTCAAGGCTTCGAGGACAAGAAAATTTCTGCTGCCTTTCTTGGAATTCCCAGTGCCAAGAAATTCCTAGCAAAATACTGCAATAGCTTCATCCAAATTGGCCCAACGTACAAAATTGGAGGGTTTGGACTT GCGTTTCCGCGTGGATCTCCATTACTTGCTAGCGTGAACGAGGCTCTACTGAGTTTATCAGAAAAGGGAGCGCTACAAGAACTTGAGAAAACGTGGATTACCCCACAAAAATGCACGAAGATGCCAAGTGATGACAGCCTTGGTCCCAGTGGATTTCGAGAACTTTTCTTTATAACTGGAGGCACAACAACAATTGCCTTCGTCATATACGTTTGTCGCACTAATTTGTTGAGGCATAAAAACATATGGGGAATTATCTCAGCTGTACTGAAACGTTGGGTCTCTCCGAGGAGGCACTTCACTAGAAGAGTAGCCAACGTAGAAAtttcactaccagaaattcatCTAAAACCGGTGGAATTATCGACGGaataa